A genomic region of Palaemon carinicauda isolate YSFRI2023 chromosome 11, ASM3689809v2, whole genome shotgun sequence contains the following coding sequences:
- the LOC137649517 gene encoding suprabasin-like: protein MIIMQDLGEGHRVGKGKFGYWSQGLAGKGKIGYWSQRLARKGKIGNWSQGLAGKERLCTGVKSWQEKERLGTGVKGWQGKGRLGTGVKGWQEKEILGTGVKSWQEKERLGTRVKGWQENERLGTGVKGWQGKGRLGTGVKGWQKKERLGTGVKGWQGKERLGTGVKGWQGKERLGTGVKGWQEKERLGTGVKGWQEKERLGTGVKGWQGKERLGTGVKGWQEKERLGTGVNGWQEKEILGTGVKGWQEKERLSTGVEGWQEKERLGTGVKGRQKKERLGTGVKGWQEKERLSTGVKGWQEKERLGTGVKGKGNLGYWSQGLAGKERLSTGVEGWQEKERLGTGVKGRQKKERLGTGVKGWQEKERLSTGVKGWQEKERLGIVDEAWQEKERLGTRVNGWQEKERFGTGVKGWQEKERLGTGVKGWQEKERLSTGVKGWQEKEILGTGVKGWQEKKD from the exons GAAAAGGAAAGTTTGGGTACTGGAGTCAAGggttggcaggaaaaggaaagattgGGTACTGGAGTCAAAGGTTGGCAAGGAAAGGAAAGATTGGCAACTGGAGTCAAGGGTTGGCAGGAAAAGAAAGACTGTGTACTGGAGTCAAAagttggcaggaaaaggaaagactTGGTACTGGAGTCAAGGGTTGGCAGGGAAAGGGAAGATTGGGAACTGGAGTCAAGGGTTGGCAGGAAAAGGAAATCTTGGGTACTGGAGTCAAGagttggcaggaaaaggaaagactTGGTACTAGAGTCAAGGGTTGGCAGGAAAATGAAAGATTGGGTACAGGAGTCAAGGGTTGGCAGGGAAAGGGAAGATTGGGAACTGGAGTCAAGGGTTGGCAGAAAAAGGAAAGACTTGGTACTGGAGTCAAGGGTTGGCAGGGAAAGGAAAGATTGGGTACTGGAGTCAAGGGTTGGCAGGGAAAGGAAAGATTAGGAACTGGAGTCAAGggttggcaggaaaaggaaagactTGGTACTGGAGTCAAGggttggcaggaaaaggaaagattgGGTACTGGAGTCAAGGGTTGGCAGGGAAAGGAAAGATTGGGAACTGGAGTTAAGggttggcaggaaaaggaaagactTGGTACTGGAGTCAATGGTTGGCAGGAAAAGGAAATCTTGGGTACTGGAGTCAAGGGTTGGCAGGAAAAGGAGAGACTGAGTACAGGAGTCGAGggttggcaggaaaaggaaagattgGGTACTGGAGTCAAGGGTCGGCAGAAGAAGGAAAGACTGGGTACTGGAGTCAAGggttggcaggaaaaggaaagattgAGTACTGGAGTCAAGggttggcaggaaaaggaaagattgGGTACTGGAGTCAAGG GAAAAGGAAATCTTGGGTACTGGAGTCAAGGGTTGGCAGGAAAAGAAAGACTGAGTACAGGAGTCGAGggttggcaggaaaaggaaagattgGGTACTGGAGTCAAGGGTCGGCAGAAGAAGGAAAGACTGGGTACTGGAGTCAAGggttggcaggaaaaggaaagattgAGTACTGGAGTCAAGggttggcaggaaaaggaaagattaGGTATTGTAGACGAGGcttggcaggaaaaggaaagattgGGTACTAGAGTCAATggttggcaggaaaaggaaagatttGGTACTGGAGTCAAGggttggcaggaaaaggaaagattgggtactggagtcaagggttggcaggaaaaggaaagattgAGTACTGGAGTCAAGGGTTGGCAGGAAAAGGAAATCTTGGGTACTGGAGTCAAGGGTTGGCAGGAAAAGAAAGACTGA